The following coding sequences are from one Longimicrobium sp. window:
- a CDS encoding FAD binding domain-containing protein: MRTPISPLSLLEPRSLDEALAMLRDEGPLVPLAGCTDVYVALNFGTLAAARFLDLWGLDELRGIEARDGVLRVGALATHTDLVRSPEVRARLPILAAAAREVGGVQIQNRGTLAGNVANGSPAGDTLPVLAVAEAVVVLRSAEGGERRVPFNGFYTGYRQTVMRPDELITAIEIPPVAGAQWFRKVGTRAAQAISKVVMAAVRSERPRISLGSVAPTVVRLPKTEEALASGASVDEARRVLADEIAPIDDLRSTAEYRARVAGNLLARWWGDSGGSS; the protein is encoded by the coding sequence GTGAGGACGCCGATCTCCCCCCTGTCGCTCCTGGAGCCGCGCTCGCTGGACGAGGCGCTGGCCATGCTGCGCGACGAGGGGCCGCTGGTGCCGCTGGCCGGGTGCACCGACGTCTACGTGGCGCTCAACTTCGGCACGCTGGCCGCCGCGCGCTTCCTGGACCTGTGGGGGCTCGACGAGCTGCGCGGGATCGAGGCGCGCGACGGCGTGCTGCGCGTCGGCGCGCTGGCCACGCACACCGACCTGGTGCGCTCGCCCGAGGTGCGCGCGCGCCTGCCGATCCTGGCCGCCGCGGCGCGCGAGGTGGGCGGCGTCCAGATCCAGAACCGCGGCACGCTGGCCGGCAACGTGGCGAACGGCTCCCCCGCGGGCGACACGCTTCCCGTGCTGGCCGTCGCCGAGGCCGTCGTCGTGCTCCGCAGCGCCGAGGGCGGCGAGCGGCGGGTGCCGTTCAACGGCTTCTACACGGGCTACCGGCAGACGGTGATGCGCCCCGACGAGCTGATCACCGCCATCGAGATCCCGCCCGTCGCAGGCGCGCAGTGGTTCCGCAAGGTGGGCACCCGCGCCGCGCAGGCCATCTCCAAGGTGGTGATGGCCGCCGTCCGCTCCGAGCGCCCGCGCATCTCCCTCGGCAGCGTGGCGCCCACCGTCGTCCGTCTCCCGAAAACGGAGGAGGCGCTCGCGTCGGGCGCCTCCGTCGACGAGGCCCGGCGCGTGCTGGCGGACGAGATCGCCCCCATCGACGACCTGCGCTCGACGGCGGAGTACCGCGCGCGCGTCGCCGGGAACCTGCTGGCGCGGTGGTGGGGGGATTCGGGAGGATCGTCCTGA
- a CDS encoding (2Fe-2S)-binding protein gives MEFRLNGNAVDVEAHPMKRLLDVLREECGLTGTKEGCGEGECGACTVLVDGEPVCACLVPFAQAAGAEVLTIEGLGGEHPLQRAFTELGGAQCGICTPGMIMAALALGPNPTLDEVKVGLAGNLCRCTGYEAIYRAVLEARA, from the coding sequence ATGGAGTTCCGGCTGAACGGGAACGCGGTGGACGTCGAGGCGCACCCGATGAAGCGCCTGCTCGACGTGCTGCGCGAGGAGTGCGGGCTCACCGGCACCAAGGAGGGGTGCGGCGAGGGCGAGTGCGGCGCCTGCACCGTGCTCGTCGACGGCGAGCCCGTCTGCGCGTGCCTGGTGCCGTTCGCGCAGGCCGCGGGCGCGGAGGTGCTCACCATTGAAGGGCTCGGCGGCGAGCACCCCCTCCAGCGCGCCTTCACCGAGCTGGGCGGGGCGCAGTGCGGCATCTGCACGCCGGGGATGATCATGGCCGCGCTGGCGCTGGGGCCGAATCCCACCCTGGACGAGGTGAAGGTCGGACTCGCCGGCAACCTCTGCCGCTGCACCGGCTACGAGGCCATCTACCGCGCCGTGCTGGAGGCCCGGGCGTGA